gtgccgcaggggtcgattctctcgccccttctgttcaacatctatatgaagccgctgggtgagatcatcagtggctttggggtgaggtaccatctgtacgctgatgatactcagctgtacttttccaccccgggccacctcaacgaagctatcaaagtgctgtcccggtgtctggaagtcgtatgggtctggatggggagaaacaggctcaaactcaatccctccaagacggagtggctgtggatgccggcaccccagtacagtcagttgcagccacggctgagtgttgggggcgagtcactggccccgatggaaagggtgggcaacttgggcgttctcctggatggacggctgtcctttgaagatcatttgacggccgtctccaggagagctttttaccaggttcgcctggttcgccagttgtgcccctttctagaccgggatgccctatgcacggtcactcatgcgctcgtcacatctcgcttggattactgcaatgctctctacatggggctccccttgaagagcatccggaggcttcagttggttcagaatgcagctgcgcgggtgatagagggagcccctcgtggctcccatgtgacaccactcctgcgcagattgcactggctacctgtggcctttcgggtgcgcttcaaggttttggttaccatctttaaaacgctccatggcatagggccgggttacttacgggaccgcctactgccaccgactgcctcccaccgaccagtacgctctcacagagagggactccttagggtgccgtccgccagccagtgccgactggcgacacccaggggaagggctttctctgtgggggcccccaccctctggaacgagcttcccccaggtcttcgtcaacttccggaccttcgaaccttccgcctcgagcttaagacacatctatttatttgtgcggggctggcctagagtttagttttaaagttagttttaaatggggttttgtattattttaacgatagttttaaattcggcctaatgtaataagttttttaactgttgttttaacttgtatttattcttatgttttataaggctgtgaaccgcctgagtcctttgggagatagggcggtataaaaatttgaataataaataaatataaataaataaatatatatccaccaaaaaaggcaccaggtcttattttcgggggatatCATCCACTGAGTAACCTCACTTGCGGGCGTCACCCCTGGCcttcttttcactgtcagaggccttcaggaacttcttctgtggctggcaaggctttcctgaaggcttctgcagccgataacagagctccggatcgatccggagctctgttatcggctacagaggccttcaggaaagccttcctGGCTGCCAAAAAAAATGGGCCgaggtgtgcaaggcctggctgcagctgaccaaaggtaagtagtaggcCAGTTCCACTACCCGCATCCCTACCCTAGCTCAATGTTTACCCGTGCGCCCtggagtgggcggggtcttaattagggcttatattgggggtagggcttatattgagtgcatgtgtaaaaatcaagctaggacttattttcagggtaggtcgTATTATCGGGTAAACGGTATAGGTGTGAgaacaataaagaactcagcttggaagaTCATCATGTGTCGTTCTCGGATTAGATTATTCTATTCCTCTCAAAACACATTGGATGAAGCCCTATCTTGGGGCGGTGAATTCCACCAGTTAATGATAGCACGCATTGGTTTCATCAGCTCAATCCATAAACATGAAAGGGCTGGAAGACAAGCGTTTTCTTCGAAGTTAAATGCTGGGAGAGGGCtctcaaaggtggtttttcaaaaggcaactggactgtgttttttccccttgaggaagaagacgatgttttgcttctcatccaagaggcttcatcagttctggctgggtggtggtgggggaaggggggggaatggaaggattagttctgacagGAGGTATTATATtctttgcatataatatatatattatatgactgcaaagaaatataatccttccatacacacacacacgcaacatCCAGTCGGAACTAATCTTTCCATTTCCCCACCGCCGCCACCGGCTaagccagaactgatgaagcgtCTTGGATCggaagcaaaaggtcttcttcctcaagggaaaaaacagcaatagcacttagacttatataccgctttacagccctctctaaatggtttacagagtcagcatattgccccccataatctgggtcctcattttatcaaactcaagaaggatggaagactgaatcaacctggaactggtcaggatcgaactcctggcaataggcagagtcagcctgcaataccgcatgcTAACGACTGCGCCACCGTAGCTCTTAAAAACATCtgtcagttgtcttttgaaaaaaaaacaccttggagACAACCAtggcttggatgattgagaatctccacataaATGTAGGGAGAGGAATTTTGTCTATGAAACAGGAGACATATATTCCAGAATAAGGTAAGTAAAgacagccagcaaagccaaaaaaaaacaaacaaccattGTAGGAAGCTGGTTCATACAATTTAAATTCTCATTTCCTACAACTTCGATCGCACTCAAGCAAACTCTGAATGCTCTTACTTGTGTGTTGAAAAGATGCTTCTCACTTAGCTGTCCTGTACAATTCTTGAAAGCCGAACCTTGCTTGCAGCAGCTCTGAGGAAGACTGTGGTTGCCTATAGTGTTGAACCACTGGGTCCCAATCCAGTCAGTGTAGTTTTGGATACCACAACACTGAAGCTGAAAGAACAAGAACTGTGGTTGGAAGAGGCACATCCAAAGTTCAGTTCATTTGCCTTAGAAACTTTGGAGGGCTTATCCCTCAAGGTCACCTTCTCCAGAACGTGATACCTTCCAGATGTGCTAGAATGGCAAGgcccagaatcccccagaatGGCATGCATCTGGACAGTGCCAGGTAAAGAATGATCAGTAAgagcaataatagcaatagcaataagacttatacaccgcttcacagtgctttacagtcctctctaaatcaagggtctccaaccttggcaactttaagacttgtggacttcaactcccagagttcttcagccagctggctgatgaactctgggagttgaagaccacaagtcttaaaagttgccaaggttggagacccctgctctaaatggtttacagagtcaacctattgcccccaacaatctggatcctcattttatccacctcagaaggatggaaggctgagtcaaccttgagcctggtgagattcaaactgctaaactgcaggcagccggcagtcagcagaagtagcctgcagtactgcactgtgccaccgtggctcataatataatataatataacgatTCTCTTCCTTCTTGGGAAAACACTGCAATCAAGTTCTGAAATTGGCAACTGTATGTTGTGGAGACTCCTGCCCAGATAGAGTATGCTAGAGAACTTTCCAGAAACATCGAACTATTGTTACTGATGCTtcacaatgaaaagaaaaaaacttcaaCTTCAACTTGACCTTCCCTTGTGATGTTTATGTGGGTACAACTAtatagggtttgtttgttttttggcaaTAAAGTAGTTTTTTATTGCCTTgtctagctttaaaaaaataaccgtTATTTTCCAAGGCCTCCCATCTAAGGGCCAAACAGACATTCAACTTTTCTCAGTTTTGTTAAAAGATTCTCACCAGATCCTTCGCTATGTTCTGCGAAAGATTAATCCCTCTGGTGAAAAGTCAATTCATACAGTGACCGTAACGTTCTTTATTGTTAAGGAAAGGCCTTTATTTCAGAAGGCTGTCTTTTAGATGGACTTATTTTTCACAAAATCACTTTTGTCCTTTCTTTTAGGACAATTGTTTACTGTACAAAATGGTACCACGGTGCGCAGTTTTTCTCATTTGAGTGAAAAACATGGACATTGAATTGCCTTTTTCATACATTTATACATAGGGCTCAATTTTTTTGATATCTTTATTACAATATACATTTTTACAAAGtatttttttgttggttttgctctcgaattttcctttgtaaagcaGAGTTAGaaacaaagaattaaaatgttttatctttatGAATCTCTTTTATATTTGCCTCTTTTTCTGGTTTGTCctttttttcaagaaaatacGGTCACCGTAACGATAGATTACATTAAAGATACAGCTAAtgtactcctgcgagtcccttggactgaaaGGCGATCcagctggtcagtcctagaggagatcatccctgactgctctttagaaggccagatcctgaagatgagactcaaatactttggccacctaatgagaaggaaggactcagtggagaagagcctaatgctgggaaagattgagggcaaaagaagaaggggatggcagagaatgaggtggctggatggagccactgaagcagtatgcgtgaacttaaatggactccaagagGATGGTAGTGAACAGGAAGGcccggaggaacgttgtccatgagatTGCaaaatgggtcggacatgatttcgcaactaacaacaaaatataCTCCCATCAACAATCACAATGTAATGTTTCTGGGTTTTTGACTGCAATAacacttctttttccttctttccatcctccctccctccctccttccctccttcccccactttAGGCTAATTGAACAAGTGAGATTTAGGAAGAGAACTGGTCTCTAATCTCCTTAAATATAGTATCAGCACTGTATAACTAATTTTTGGAACAAGAATGTATTGAAAATGTTGTGTTTTTTCACATGATCGGGAAATACTTGTTTAAATGCAATCATTACTTTGGAAGCAAAACCATCTGCTTCGCAACACTAACAGATATGATCTTTCATACCAAGCCATTCATCACAACATTAATATGATCAACATTTCTGCTGAAAAAAAGACCCTAAAATggaatatattaattttaaaaaattacaatcaaAGCTAAGCCCCTTATTGAATATTTTATACTTTTAACTTCAGCTGTTGCAAAAACGAAGTGAAAGAATTAGATAAATTTATACAGAAGAATGGCCTTATTTTTGTGAACTGGGCAAAATGGTTTTGGTTCACCATACAATGTGAATCAATCCTTCTTGGTTATAAACCAAGCCTAAATTTTGGTGAATTTGGAAATCTAGCTGGCTACTCTTTAGTCAATAACTCTTGGCCTAACCATGTCTTAGCAAACCAGTGTCCTTCCAATATGATGTCCTCCAACTTGGCAAGGAATTCTAGATCTAACACCTAGATCCAGCAAACAGGTTGATAAAGCTGGCTTAGGCATTGTTTTTAATTAATCTCTAGCTGCTTTAGAGAACTCTATGGGGAAATGCACAACCTCAATCTATTCAAGATTTTCCCATTATTATATAATACGCATGCCTTTTTACTTATCTTTTATACCACCAATCGTatctcccctacaaggtgactctatctatctatctatctatctatctatctatctatctatctatctatctatctatctatctatctatctatctatctatctatctatctaaatatctatctatctaaatatctaaatatctatctaaatatctatctatctatcatctatcgacgtacgtatctatttaatctatctacaacaggtgtgtcaaactctatttcactgaaggccgcatcagggttgtgtttgaccttggagagatggggtggtggtggaggggcgtggccatggtggacgtggccagctcgacatcactcgtgtcaggggcacctgtgctagtcaagtgctaaggcaggacttccccgagactctccctcactctcattataatctccatccttcccttcccttcccttccttcttttcttctttttctctccctcaattgcaaaaggggaaacatttctccttttgttttgtttttagtttgttttgatagccctctaccagtgaaaatggagcttggggtggGCAGGGTGTTTTCACCGGCAGAGGCGTCGtgagccagtccttcgctgtttccaggcaggccctatgggccagatctaaaaacACTGCCGGCCAAATCTGGAccgcgggctttgagtttgacactcctgatctatggcatctacctacctatttacctacagctgttaagttagtaacgtggttattaattgaatctggcttcccattgactttgctcgtcaggtctcaaaagctgatcacatgactctgggccactgcaactgtcacatgagtcagttgccaagcatctgaattttgattacatgaccgtgTGGATGCTGCAGCgtacgtaagtgtgaaaaacggacgTAGGTCACTGTaacttgaacagtcactaattaaaccatcatttgtgttgtaaatgttaaatgttgtaccttgatgaaggtatcttttcttttatgtacactgagagcctatgcaccaagacaaattccttgtgtgtacaaccacacttggccaataaaaattctattctattctattctataagtcaaggactacctgtattactgtCTCTATTCACTTTatggtggttttgctatttttcttttatctAGGGATCACAGATCTATGTCTATTTTATGTTGATTGCCCACAGTTCAATAATTCTTcagtaattgttttaaaatgtgtgttTCTACCCCAACTCCAATTCAAAATCCAGTTTTCTGTTCTTAAAAACAACACCGCCACCAACTAGGGAGACTGCAGCCAGAATGAACATacagcagaataaaaatacatCCATGTTTCCAAAACCAATATCGTCGTATCAGGAATTGAGACACAAATGCTAGCTCAAAACCAGTTTTTCCTACCTGCTGCTGCAGGTAATCCACACTACGAGAGTGTTCTGATTTTCCATCGTAGGCTGCAAATGCTTTCGACATAGAGTCATGGAACTCGGCTAttatctgtggcaagaaaagaaacGCACAGATTGTTATTACATCTTTTCATCCATCTGAAATGCAATGGAAAGCATTAAGCCTTAAAAAGGCAAGATTTGTGTATCAAATAGCAGCACCTCTAAACAATGAGGTTTTGCTGTCCTTCCTCCCTAATAAGAGTTTAAGCACTGGTGACCCAATTTAAAAAGGCAACACGTGATTATTTAACAACTGCGTCTTACAATAACCTGTAGAAATGACCCAAGGGCTGAATTTCTTTTATTACCATTACAGAGAGTATGTATAGCATTTCATAGTTCAGCTAACATATGTGTCACTTCATCATTGGTTAATAGTATCTCCAAGGCACAACAATTGGTTAGTTATCAACTTCTGCTTTCAGGCGAATATAATactaataacacagttggaagggaccttggaggtcttctagtccaaccccctgcccaggcaggaaaccctacaccatttcagacaaatggctgtccaacattttcttaaaattttccagtgttggagcattcacagcttctgcaggcaagttgttccactgattaattgttctaactgtcaggaaatttatccttagttctaagttgcatctctccttgattagtttccacccattgcttcttatcctaccctcaggtgctttggagaatagtttgactccctcttctttgtggcaacccctgagatattggaatgttatcatgtctcccctagtcctccttttcattaaactaggcataccgagttcttgcaaactaggcataccgagttcttgcaaccgaatatgcacgcatgcaaggAACAACAAATATTTCATCTCATACTTTGTTTCATCTTGTGTCTTTGTACTATGCTGGGAACATTGCTTAACTGAGGTTTGACATCCAAGATAAGAATGCTGCCCGCATTCCAACATGTACAAGATGCTGTACAAAGTATTAACCCTACAATAACCCAGCTGAAAGCCCTGATAAATTACTTTCACTGAaacaacaagtagtccttgatttacaaccatttattcaaTAACTATTCAACGTTATGAAGGTACTGAAAAGAAATGACTTGCAACcaaccggtccttgcacttatgaccatcaaagtgactttgtggtcatgtgatcatgatttatatgcttggcaaccagcatgtattcacAATGGTTTCAATGCCCCAGGATCACAAAATCACCATCTGCGATCTTCCCAGTGGGTCTctaacaagcaaggtcaatgggggaaTCCTGAAATGCTTAAAAGCCCATgaggtttgcttagtgaccacagggttgctgcaatggtcatgtgaggatcactgcaagtcacttttttccagggtCCTCATAACTTTGAACTATCATTAAACGGatagttgttaagttgaggactactggtgTTGCTTCATTACCTGGATGCTCTTTAGATATTTTCCACTCACCTTTCCTTTGTAAACAAATCCAAGCACAAAGGCTGCCATTTCTGCAGTGAAGATCAGCAGGATAATGAcaaagaactgaagaaaagaaaagaagacgaCTTAAGAAGCGGGCGGACATGTGATCTTCTCCAAATGTTGCCAACAAACCAACCTCTGGAAGATTTGACTGTTCTATGGAAAGATCTACcctcttttaagatgtgtggaattctgggagttgaagtcacattttcaaattgccatggttgagaaactctgctgtAGGCAACAGGGTTTTTTAGACATCTGTGGGCATGATGGAATCAACCCTCAAGCAAGTTGACAAGTTTCAGGGATTTCTGGATCACTTGAATCCAGTAATTTACTAAAAATACCCCTTCCTATTAGGCAACCGCAAGAGTCCAGGAATGGAGGGACTGGGAATGGGATAATCTCATTGTCCACCTCCACCATTGTGCACCTTCCAGCATCacctccattattattatttttttgtcttttaatgagcCCGTAATCCTTTGCATTGGagtggagttggggcaactgaatggagctgagtgtttaccggccagatgcccttcctgtcaccaatgcagagttcacagcagatatattctcattgtgcccagagagagaaatatctgccactacctaggattgaactcccagactcctgattgtgaggcgagagctccacctctaggcaacTACACCActctccagcatcacctccatgCAATGGTATTATTATACCACCAGCTGCCAGGTTCTATTCTTACCACTCCGAGGCCAATCTTGGATTCACGAAGGGTGGCACAGCAGCCAACTATGCCAATGACCATCATGACCACAGCAACGGCAATGATAATGAGGGGGGGCAAGAGAGCATCTCGGTTATGAAGAAAAGGGTCGTATTCCTTGTAAGCGTTGAGGATGTGCGCGCCAACATAGAGAAGTCCAGCTGCTGCAC
This genomic window from Ahaetulla prasina isolate Xishuangbanna chromosome 2, ASM2864084v1, whole genome shotgun sequence contains:
- the LOC131192116 gene encoding tetraspanin-36-like, whose product is MDFGVIVSKTVLLFISFLFWGAAAGLLYVGAHILNAYKEYDPFLHNRDALLPPLIIIAVAVVMMVIGIVGCCATLRESKIGLGVFFVIILLIFTAEMAAFVLGFVYKGKIIAEFHDSMSKAFAAYDGKSEHSRSVDYLQQQLQCCGIQNYTDWIGTQWFNTIGNHSLPQSCCKQGSAFKNCTGQLSEKHLFNTQGCEKTMDLRDLLNYAMLIVLGFAIVKFFGMLRICMLACKTESQGYQSLSTGVFA